Proteins encoded together in one Wolbachia endosymbiont of Menacanthus eurysternus window:
- the gyrA gene encoding DNA topoisomerase (ATP-hydrolyzing) subunit A — MQNNIVPVSIVKELENSYLSYAMSVIISRAIPDVRDGFKPVHRRILYAMFKAGYDANKPYKKAARIVGDVMGKYHPHGDMAIYNSLVRMAQNFSLLLPLIDGQGNFGSIDGDPPASMRYTEARLHNVSHFLLNDIDEDTVDFKPNYDGNEIEPVVLPVEFPNLLVNGASGVAVGMATNIPSHNLGEVIDACILYIDNPKVTLDELLKIIPGPDFPTGGIILGKSGIKSAFATGRGSIVIQGRTHIEDLPQDRQAVVIDEIPYQVNKIKLIEKIGELIKEKKINGITEIRDESDKSGIRIVIDLRKNTAADFILNQILVLTPLRSSFNINTLVLDKKKPVLMSLKEMIAAFINFRKEVLIRKIEFRLKKTREKAHIHIGLYIAILNIDEIIKIILIAKNYEKASKKLSNGKWKISKKINTIINLISNNENFFKNGVYKLTESQIKAILDIKLQRLTGLEKIKLETELNSMINLIKDYTTFLNSEEKLMKEIKNNLQEIKNKFAVPRKTSIKESDINIEAESLIPQEDMVITVTMNGYIKRVKLSHYKIQRRGGKGKLGQGLKEKDVITKLFVENTHTNLLFFSNIGKVYRLKVYKLPLAEPTARGRALINIFPLIEGETITNIMPLPSENDKNQNIIFATSYGSIRRNSLSDFLYIPSNGKIAIKLNKGDKLVSVKVCNETNHVLLSTILGKSIRFIVSDVRQFKSRNSDGVRGIKLIKNDSVISITMLNGINIAAEIKELYLKIPLIKRLEAAVNNTVNSKLKKILNNLGINSELFLKLAINEEFILTITENGFGKRTSAYEYRVTNRGGVGITNILTTNRNGNVIASFPVEHNDNVMLITDKGKLIRIPVNDIRITGRSTQGVTLFKTKSKEKVVSAAKIEDHANPCKKSIPS, encoded by the coding sequence ATGCAAAATAATATAGTACCAGTTTCAATAGTAAAAGAATTAGAAAACTCTTATTTATCTTATGCAATGAGCGTAATAATAAGTAGAGCTATACCTGACGTACGTGATGGGTTTAAACCAGTACACAGACGAATATTATATGCAATGTTTAAAGCTGGATATGATGCTAATAAACCATATAAGAAAGCAGCTCGTATAGTCGGAGACGTAATGGGCAAATATCATCCGCATGGTGATATGGCTATCTACAATTCTTTAGTTAGAATGGCCCAAAACTTTTCTCTTCTTCTACCACTCATTGATGGGCAAGGTAATTTTGGTTCAATAGATGGAGATCCACCAGCCTCAATGCGATATACAGAAGCAAGACTTCATAATGTTTCGCATTTTTTATTAAATGATATCGATGAAGATACAGTTGATTTTAAACCAAATTATGATGGGAATGAAATAGAACCAGTTGTTCTTCCCGTAGAATTTCCAAATCTTTTGGTAAATGGTGCTAGCGGCGTTGCGGTGGGTATGGCAACAAATATTCCTTCTCATAACCTCGGAGAAGTAATTGATGCTTGCATATTATATATAGACAACCCAAAAGTAACATTAGATGAACTACTCAAGATAATACCAGGACCAGATTTTCCAACTGGAGGAATAATTCTAGGCAAATCTGGAATAAAATCAGCATTCGCTACAGGACGGGGCTCAATTGTTATACAGGGCAGAACTCATATAGAAGATCTTCCACAAGATAGACAAGCAGTAGTTATTGATGAAATACCTTATCAAGTAAATAAAATAAAACTAATCGAAAAAATAGGAGAACTAATAAAAGAAAAAAAAATCAACGGCATAACTGAGATTCGAGACGAATCAGATAAATCCGGAATTAGAATAGTAATCGATCTTAGAAAGAATACTGCAGCAGATTTTATACTGAATCAAATACTAGTTCTTACTCCACTAAGAAGTAGTTTTAATATCAATACTTTAGTTCTTGACAAAAAAAAACCAGTTCTAATGTCACTAAAAGAAATGATTGCCGCTTTTATTAACTTTAGAAAAGAAGTACTAATTAGGAAAATAGAATTTCGTCTAAAAAAAACAAGGGAAAAAGCCCATATACATATTGGGCTCTATATCGCAATCTTAAATATAGATGAAATAATAAAAATTATACTTATTGCAAAAAATTATGAAAAAGCGAGCAAAAAACTTTCAAATGGAAAATGGAAAATTTCAAAAAAAATAAATACAATCATTAACCTAATTTCAAATAATGAAAATTTTTTTAAAAATGGAGTTTACAAATTAACTGAGTCACAAATTAAAGCTATTCTTGACATAAAATTGCAGCGCCTAACAGGACTTGAAAAAATTAAATTGGAAACTGAATTAAATTCAATGATTAATCTAATAAAAGATTATACTACTTTCCTTAATTCAGAAGAAAAATTAATGAAAGAAATCAAAAATAACTTACAAGAAATAAAAAATAAGTTTGCAGTACCACGAAAAACCTCAATAAAGGAATCAGACATAAATATCGAAGCCGAAAGCCTTATTCCACAAGAAGATATGGTAATAACCGTAACTATGAATGGTTATATTAAACGTGTAAAACTTTCTCATTATAAAATTCAACGCCGGGGCGGGAAAGGAAAATTGGGACAAGGATTGAAGGAAAAAGATGTAATTACAAAATTATTTGTTGAAAACACTCACACTAATCTTTTATTCTTCTCAAATATTGGTAAAGTTTATAGATTGAAAGTCTACAAATTACCTCTTGCAGAACCAACAGCGCGCGGAAGAGCATTAATTAATATATTTCCTCTTATTGAAGGTGAAACCATTACTAATATCATGCCACTTCCAAGTGAAAATGATAAAAATCAAAATATAATCTTTGCTACATCTTATGGAAGTATAAGACGTAACTCTTTATCAGATTTTCTCTACATACCAAGTAATGGAAAGATAGCAATTAAACTTAATAAAGGAGATAAACTAGTATCAGTCAAAGTATGCAACGAAACTAATCATGTTTTACTTTCAACAATACTTGGAAAAAGCATTAGATTTATCGTAAGTGATGTTCGCCAATTTAAAAGTCGTAATTCAGATGGTGTAAGGGGAATTAAACTTATAAAAAATGACAGCGTAATATCTATTACCATGCTAAACGGTATAAATATAGCAGCAGAAATAAAAGAACTTTACCTAAAAATCCCGCTTATAAAGAGATTAGAAGCCGCTGTTAATAATACAGTTAACTCTAAATTAAAAAAAATTTTAAATAACTTAGGAATAAATAGCGAACTTTTCTTAAAACTTGCAATAAATGAAGAATTTATACTAACTATTACCGAAAATGGATTTGGTAAAAGAACTTCCGCATACGAATATAGGGTAACAAATAGAGGTGGTGTCGGTATCACAAATATTCTCACTACCAATAGAAATGGTAATGTTATCGCTAGTTTTCCAGTTGAACATAATGACAATGTAATGCTAATTACAGATAAAGGAAAATTAATCCGCATTCCAGTAAATGATATTAGAATTACAGGACGAAGCACTCAAGGAGTCACTTTATTTAAAACAAAAAGTAAAGAAAAAGTGGTATCAGCTGCAAAAATTGAGGATCATGCCAATCCTTGTAAAAAAAGTATTCCATCTTAA
- the ftsA gene encoding cell division protein FtsA, with translation MLLFSLSLIKNKKLLRVIKNAAIFINEELIIMHSAVIVKPKRNVFAVLDIGTTKIICLVVKIIGSINYKIVGIGYKISEGINGGSITDAKYANYSVLSTIDLAERVSEETIDQVYINIAGCGISSFYVHNEVIASSHEISNRDIKRVVFQTFEKYIEKNVIIHNIPIKYHLDDMTDIKEVSGLYGRKLSVDVNVVTASRPALINIENCIINNSGLSMGGCIASSYSAGLACLSEDEKEFGTAIVDIGGGSTAIGIFKRGKLIYADSIPIGGIYITRDIAYGLCINIEHAERMKILYGNTIITSIDKDEYIAIQSNESNESIQVLKSELVNIIRPRIEEILELVKEQFYEQKDTINKVVITGGTSQLLSMKEIASYVFNKQVRIGYPKSCNGLDTEYSKNPVFSAVIGSIRLIIDTFYGKSSEVFGQDSKLSKLYHWVKSKVLT, from the coding sequence ATGTTATTATTTTCTTTGTCTTTAATAAAGAATAAGAAATTATTGAGAGTTATTAAAAATGCTGCAATTTTTATAAATGAGGAGTTAATAATTATGCATTCTGCAGTAATAGTGAAACCAAAAAGAAATGTTTTTGCTGTTTTAGATATAGGAACAACAAAGATTATTTGTTTAGTTGTCAAGATTATTGGGAGTATTAATTATAAAATAGTAGGAATTGGTTACAAAATTTCAGAAGGTATAAATGGGGGGTCAATAACCGATGCGAAATATGCGAATTATTCTGTTCTATCAACTATAGATTTAGCTGAACGAGTTTCAGAAGAAACTATAGATCAGGTGTACATTAATATTGCTGGATGTGGAATTTCATCTTTTTATGTGCACAATGAAGTTATTGCATCTAGTCATGAGATTTCTAATCGGGATATAAAGCGTGTAGTTTTTCAAACTTTTGAAAAATATATTGAGAAAAATGTCATTATTCACAATATACCCATAAAATATCATTTAGATGATATGACAGATATAAAAGAAGTTAGTGGATTGTATGGAAGAAAATTGTCTGTTGATGTTAATGTTGTTACTGCTTCTCGTCCTGCACTTATTAATATTGAAAATTGCATAATTAATAATAGTGGGTTAAGTATGGGAGGTTGTATTGCTTCCTCATATTCTGCAGGTCTTGCTTGTTTAAGTGAAGATGAGAAGGAATTTGGAACTGCTATTGTTGATATAGGGGGTGGTTCTACTGCGATTGGAATTTTTAAAAGAGGAAAACTTATATATGCGGATAGTATTCCAATTGGTGGTATTTATATCACTCGAGATATTGCTTATGGACTTTGTATAAATATAGAACATGCAGAGCGTATGAAAATATTATATGGTAATACTATTATAACTTCAATAGATAAAGACGAATATATTGCAATTCAAAGTAATGAAAGCAATGAGTCTATACAAGTACTTAAATCTGAACTTGTTAACATTATAAGACCTAGAATTGAGGAAATACTTGAGCTAGTAAAAGAGCAATTTTATGAGCAAAAAGACACAATTAATAAGGTAGTAATAACGGGAGGAACTAGTCAGCTTTTAAGTATGAAGGAGATTGCAAGCTATGTATTTAACAAGCAAGTTCGTATTGGATATCCTAAATCATGTAATGGCCTTGATACTGAATACAGCAAGAATCCTGTGTTTTCTGCTGTTATAGGTTCTATAAGATTAATAATTGATACTTTTTATGGGAAAAGCTCTGAAGTGTTTGGTCAGGATAGCAAATTAAGTAAGTTATATCATTGGGTGAAATCAAAAGTTTTAACTTAA
- a CDS encoding CvpA family protein: MIFDYIIVFIVIIFVIISISRGFIKELCALIFLSLSIFFTFNHYDFFAINYSKYFDYKITQNVFSTISVFIVLNLIFMIINNFLMYMLLPIRLNLIDRTTGILIGAFKGILLSYILFFAVHLYCYTIYDKRNEEFEKIEDLSATLPTWITNSYSYQVFLSIENIINMYIPDSLILKIEEISKKVIQSKKANN; the protein is encoded by the coding sequence ATGATCTTTGATTATATAATTGTTTTTATCGTTATTATATTCGTAATAATATCGATATCTAGAGGATTTATAAAAGAGTTATGCGCATTAATATTTTTATCTCTATCTATTTTTTTTACATTTAATCATTATGATTTTTTTGCTATAAACTATAGCAAGTACTTTGACTATAAAATCACACAAAATGTATTTTCTACAATTTCCGTATTTATCGTGCTCAACCTTATATTTATGATAATAAACAATTTTTTAATGTATATGTTACTACCAATAAGATTAAATCTGATTGATAGAACTACAGGAATTCTTATCGGAGCTTTTAAGGGAATATTGCTTTCCTACATACTATTCTTTGCTGTACATTTATATTGTTATACCATATATGACAAAAGAAACGAAGAATTTGAAAAAATAGAAGATCTAAGCGCTACACTGCCTACTTGGATAACAAACTCCTATTCCTACCAGGTATTTCTATCTATAGAAAACATAATTAACATGTATATACCAGATTCATTGATATTAAAAATTGAAGAAATTAGTAAAAAAGTAATTCAATCAAAAAAAGCAAATAACTAA
- a CDS encoding nitronate monooxygenase has protein sequence MLSNLWKKGTDFLGSEFAIMGGAMSWVSERSLVSAISNSGGFGVIACGAMSPELLKKEIIETQKLTKKPFGVNLITIHPNLNQLIDVCIESKVSHIVFAGGLPIKDNIEKIKNVGSEVICFAPSLNLAKRLVKIGVGALIIEGMEAGGHIGPVSTSVLAQEILPFFKREKTPVFVAGGIGRGEMIVNYLEMGASGCQIGTLFVCTNESIAHKNFKEVFIKSVARNACSSVQISTDFPVLPVRAIVNKASDNFIKHQKEIIDKYQRGQISKKNGQLEIEKFWAGALRRAVIEGDVETGSLMAGQSVGMIDREKSVKEVIDMLIQQANSYIKNGYRNKNT, from the coding sequence ATGTTAAGTAATCTCTGGAAAAAAGGAACAGATTTTCTTGGTAGTGAATTTGCAATAATGGGTGGTGCTATGAGCTGGGTTTCAGAAAGAAGCTTAGTTTCAGCAATTTCAAACTCTGGCGGTTTTGGTGTAATTGCATGCGGCGCCATGTCGCCAGAATTACTAAAAAAAGAAATTATAGAAACACAAAAATTAACTAAAAAACCATTCGGCGTAAATTTAATCACTATACATCCAAATCTAAATCAATTAATAGATGTATGTATTGAATCAAAAGTAAGCCATATAGTTTTTGCAGGTGGATTACCAATAAAGGATAACATAGAAAAAATTAAGAATGTAGGCTCTGAAGTTATATGTTTCGCACCATCATTAAACCTTGCAAAAAGATTAGTAAAAATAGGAGTAGGAGCGCTAATCATAGAAGGAATGGAGGCTGGTGGACATATAGGTCCAGTCAGTACCTCTGTACTTGCACAAGAAATATTACCCTTTTTTAAAAGAGAAAAAACACCAGTATTTGTTGCTGGTGGAATAGGAAGGGGTGAAATGATAGTAAATTACTTAGAGATGGGAGCAAGCGGTTGTCAGATAGGTACTTTATTTGTCTGTACAAATGAATCAATTGCTCATAAAAATTTTAAGGAGGTATTTATTAAATCAGTTGCACGTAATGCATGTTCTTCTGTACAAATAAGTACTGATTTTCCTGTACTTCCAGTAAGAGCAATAGTTAATAAGGCTAGTGATAATTTTATAAAACATCAAAAAGAAATTATTGATAAATATCAAAGAGGACAAATTTCTAAAAAAAATGGACAACTTGAAATAGAAAAATTCTGGGCAGGCGCTTTAAGAAGGGCGGTCATCGAGGGAGATGTTGAAACAGGATCTTTAATGGCTGGCCAAAGTGTTGGTATGATTGATAGAGAAAAATCTGTAAAAGAGGTAATAGATATGCTAATTCAACAAGCAAACAGCTACATTAAAAATGGGTATAGAAATAAAAACACTTAA
- the pheS gene encoding phenylalanine--tRNA ligase subunit alpha, whose amino-acid sequence MNKEQFDKIFSIEDKAISEIKSVSSLKDLEIVRLAYLGKKGVFKVYFDYLKKIDDIKRKRDLGKIINALYFKLNQLIIDKTAVLKAEKINFKLQNEFVDITLPCRPERIGKIHPLSKVISEVKLIFSHMAFKAVDGPEIEDEFHVFDALNTPSYHPAREKQDTFYLKNKINDKRMVLRTHTSSVQIRIMEKTKIFPIKIIAVGRAYRNDFDAVHTPMFHQIEGLYINENVNMGQLKFTIHHFLKRFFEDKELKIRFRNSFFPFTEPSVEIDISYKGSKWIEVLGCGMVHPNVFRNTGIDHNKYNGFAFGIGIERLAMLKYQIGDLRNFYDNKISWLDQYGFRFSCLR is encoded by the coding sequence GTGAATAAGGAACAATTTGATAAAATATTCTCAATTGAAGATAAAGCGATTTCTGAGATTAAAAGTGTTTCTTCTTTGAAAGATTTAGAAATAGTTAGATTAGCATATCTTGGAAAGAAAGGTGTTTTTAAAGTTTATTTTGATTATTTAAAAAAAATAGATGATATAAAAAGAAAACGCGATTTAGGTAAAATTATTAATGCTTTATATTTTAAATTAAATCAACTTATAATAGATAAAACAGCTGTATTAAAAGCTGAAAAGATTAATTTTAAGCTCCAGAATGAGTTTGTTGATATTACACTACCATGCAGACCAGAGAGAATTGGTAAAATTCATCCATTGAGTAAGGTTATAAGTGAAGTGAAGCTTATCTTTTCGCATATGGCTTTTAAGGCAGTTGATGGCCCTGAAATTGAAGATGAATTTCATGTGTTTGATGCATTGAATACTCCAAGTTATCATCCTGCACGTGAAAAGCAGGATACTTTTTATTTAAAAAATAAAATAAATGATAAAAGAATGGTATTGCGCACTCATACTTCTTCTGTTCAAATTAGAATTATGGAAAAGACTAAGATTTTTCCTATTAAGATAATAGCTGTGGGTAGAGCATATAGGAATGATTTTGATGCAGTTCATACTCCTATGTTTCATCAGATAGAAGGATTATACATAAATGAGAATGTTAATATGGGTCAGTTAAAGTTTACTATTCATCATTTTCTTAAAAGATTTTTCGAAGATAAAGAATTAAAAATACGTTTTCGTAATAGTTTTTTTCCCTTTACTGAACCTTCTGTAGAGATAGATATAAGTTATAAGGGTAGTAAGTGGATAGAAGTGCTTGGATGTGGTATGGTACACCCAAATGTGTTTCGGAATACTGGTATAGATCATAATAAATATAATGGTTTTGCATTTGGTATTGGTATAGAAAGACTCGCAATGTTGAAATATCAGATTGGTGATTTAAGGAATTTTTATGATAATAAGATTAGTTGGCTTGATCAATATGGTTTTCGTTTTTCGTGTTTAAGGTGA
- the def gene encoding peptide deformylase — protein MSKLSILIAPDKRLNTRANEVTIINNEIKKLVNDMFDTMYHTNGLGLAAVQVGVLKRIFVMDVVHLKSTTHTPTGYKSSGKFCMINPRIIESSDEQVILEEGCLSIPKQSYEIKRLNYLTVKYRDLNNKEHTLKASGWLARCIQHEIDHLNGILYIKHLSKLKYDIAIKKAQKLKKYYEHKQ, from the coding sequence ATGTCTAAATTATCGATCTTAATTGCTCCAGATAAAAGATTAAATACACGCGCAAATGAAGTAACAATTATAAACAATGAAATCAAAAAATTAGTAAATGATATGTTCGATACTATGTACCACACAAACGGTCTCGGTCTTGCTGCGGTTCAAGTTGGGGTATTGAAAAGAATTTTTGTTATGGACGTTGTTCATCTGAAGTCTACTACACACACTCCGACAGGATATAAATCAAGCGGAAAATTTTGTATGATTAATCCTAGAATTATTGAATCATCTGATGAGCAAGTAATTCTTGAAGAAGGATGTCTTTCAATACCAAAACAAAGCTACGAAATTAAACGTTTAAATTATTTAACTGTAAAATATAGAGATTTAAATAATAAAGAACATACATTAAAGGCTAGCGGTTGGCTTGCAAGATGTATTCAACATGAAATAGACCACCTAAATGGTATCTTATATATTAAACATTTATCTAAATTAAAATATGATATAGCTATAAAAAAGGCACAAAAACTTAAAAAATACTATGAACATAAACAATAA
- a CDS encoding uracil-DNA glycosylase codes for MNNKDLELLKFYHEMGIDSVLIEDKEEKKNKKSIDIQTINTEKKLDYTTYLSEIKDKKQQVISNDWIIEAKKLASRCNSIDELKNVILSFNGCEIKKTATNTIFSDGNPNAKIMLIGEAPGINEDLQGIPFCGVSGMLLDKMLNAINLDRTKVYISNTVFWRPPGNRKPTNFELDVCKPFVEKHIALISPQILILVGGIACYSLLDKTKTISSLRGKFYTYNNQYLSRSITTAIIFHPSYLLRQPSQKRLAWEDLKKIRDYILCHDIIV; via the coding sequence ATAAACAATAAAGATTTAGAATTATTGAAATTTTATCATGAAATGGGTATCGATTCTGTTCTAATAGAAGATAAAGAAGAAAAAAAAAATAAAAAAAGCATTGATATCCAAACAATAAATACCGAAAAAAAATTAGATTACACTACATATCTAAGTGAAATAAAAGATAAAAAACAACAAGTTATATCAAATGATTGGATAATTGAGGCAAAAAAACTTGCGAGTAGATGCAATAGTATTGATGAACTAAAAAATGTAATTTTATCTTTTAATGGATGTGAAATTAAAAAAACTGCAACTAACACTATTTTTTCTGACGGCAATCCAAATGCGAAAATTATGCTCATTGGCGAAGCACCAGGAATAAATGAAGATCTACAAGGTATACCATTTTGCGGTGTAAGTGGTATGCTGTTAGACAAAATGCTTAATGCAATTAACCTTGATCGCACTAAAGTTTATATAAGTAACACGGTATTTTGGCGTCCACCTGGTAATAGAAAACCTACTAACTTCGAACTTGATGTCTGTAAACCATTCGTCGAAAAACATATTGCGCTAATTTCACCGCAAATTCTAATTCTAGTTGGCGGAATCGCATGTTATAGTCTGTTAGATAAGACAAAAACTATATCAAGTCTACGTGGTAAGTTTTACACATATAACAACCAATATTTATCTCGTTCAATTACTACAGCCATTATATTTCATCCATCTTATTTACTTCGTCAACCATCACAAAAACGCTTAGCTTGGGAAGATTTAAAAAAAATTAGAGACTATATCTTGTGCCACGATATCATCGTATAG
- the petA gene encoding ubiquinol-cytochrome c reductase iron-sulfur subunit yields the protein MNKKLLIAKKTKRKSQNKDTTKNKSRRDFITLTTCAMTGIGVIGGLWPLIKSMSPSAEILAASTVEVNLTDIQEGQAKKVKWRGKPVFIRKRTKQEIETSRAIDIKNLRDPQSDEQRVHKGKEEWLIMIGICTHLGCVPVNYVTKDGNGWFCPCHGSYYDASGRVIGGPAPKNMAIPDYFFLNENIVIIGKKS from the coding sequence ATGAATAAAAAACTTTTAATAGCTAAAAAAACTAAAAGAAAATCTCAAAATAAGGATACCACTAAAAATAAAAGTAGGAGGGATTTCATAACGTTAACTACGTGCGCTATGACTGGTATAGGAGTCATAGGTGGACTTTGGCCACTAATTAAATCTATGAGTCCTTCCGCTGAAATTTTAGCGGCATCCACCGTTGAAGTTAATCTAACTGATATCCAAGAAGGACAAGCAAAAAAAGTAAAATGGCGTGGTAAGCCAGTATTCATTCGTAAACGTACAAAACAAGAAATTGAAACATCAAGAGCAATCGATATAAAAAATTTACGAGATCCTCAATCAGACGAACAAAGAGTGCATAAGGGAAAAGAAGAATGGTTAATTATGATTGGAATATGTACTCACCTTGGATGTGTACCAGTTAATTATGTTACAAAAGACGGCAACGGTTGGTTTTGTCCTTGTCACGGATCATATTATGATGCATCGGGACGAGTTATTGGAGGACCAGCACCAAAAAATATGGCTATACCTGACTATTTCTTTTTAAATGAAAACATTGTAATAATCGGCAAAAAATCCTGA
- a CDS encoding riboflavin synthase, which produces MFKGIITDIGIIVDTKICSNSDWIFYIKTKSLSPIYKGDSISCSGICLTVIDVINDIFITQISKSTVKITNLNNCWKIGEKINLEQAIKMSDRIDGHLIQGHIDETVQILTINQSSDSHEIKLSCPRKLIKFIAEKGSVALDGVSLTINSVINYEFTVNIIPYTWQNTTFQYKKINDYLNLEVDMISKYLNQLICQ; this is translated from the coding sequence ATGTTTAAGGGAATTATTACAGATATCGGAATTATAGTTGATACTAAGATTTGTTCTAACTCTGATTGGATCTTTTATATTAAAACAAAAAGTTTGTCTCCCATATATAAAGGAGATTCAATATCCTGTTCTGGTATATGTCTGACCGTTATCGATGTAATTAATGATATATTTATAACTCAAATTTCCAAAAGCACTGTGAAGATTACTAATTTAAATAATTGTTGGAAAATAGGAGAAAAAATAAACTTAGAACAAGCAATAAAAATGAGTGATAGAATTGATGGCCATTTAATACAAGGTCACATCGACGAAACAGTGCAAATCCTCACAATAAATCAGAGTTCTGATTCTCATGAAATAAAACTATCTTGTCCACGAAAACTAATTAAGTTTATCGCAGAAAAAGGATCTGTAGCTTTAGATGGCGTATCTCTAACAATAAATTCAGTTATAAACTATGAATTCACCGTTAACATCATTCCTTATACATGGCAAAATACGACATTCCAATATAAAAAAATAAACGACTATCTAAATTTAGAAGTTGATATGATTTCTAAATATTTAAATCAATTAATATGTCAATAA